Below is a window of Plasmodium gaboni strain SY75 chromosome 6, whole genome shotgun sequence DNA.
atattttaatcttcttatacataaatatatatatatttattataatatctGTACAATGTACATAATTTTCTAAATTACTTTTTTCACattaatacataaaataaatattaaaaaggtaaaaataaaacatattatatatatatattatacatatatataatatatatatatatgaacaaatatatattattttccttctttttttaaataaaaaaaaaataaaatttaatcattatataaataaaatataaaattgaatataaaaggaaatatatttttaaaactTACCaagtttaaaaaaaaaaaaaaaaaaaaaaaaaaagagtTCTTTTcaatacatatattttattataatatatattaagtGAGTATAAAATAGtttatattgtatatatagatataatatatatttatataaatatatatttaattaaatacCCAATAATAAGAAGTTATATGGctcaaaaaaaaatttttttgtatatttttttactttatatgtacaaatataataataaatatttagttaaatatttaaatatatgaaatagAAGGAATAGTCAGTCCccatttataatatttattatttaatacaattaattatatataaatattatatatatctataaaatcaaatatttaaattaaatatattttaataattttaagtacaatatttttataatatcctattattaaaaatatattattaagtactattttatatataatatatatttactaCAATGACacttaatatatatatatataatttatagataaaaattaaaatgataatttatatattgatagAATTGTTtggaatataaaaaaaataaaaataataaagaaattaaaatattattaataattaaaacttcatttttttttttttattttaaataaggaatatatatatatatatatatatatatatatatatatatatatatattatattataataaaggcccttttaatatttctgTAGAACTAGAACCCTTTGATACGTTCATATTAGATTGTTTAGTATTAAATACattatacaaataaattatttttatgttattttgAAGTTTATAGTCTATAGgtcaaaataataattttgaaatattccataaaaaaaaaaaaaaaaatacattataaaatacacatatatacttatttatatatgtgcttattttatttattgtttaAAGAAATACTTCTGAACGTCctaattattaatatatataggcACGATGGATGTTGCAAAAAGATGTAACGTATAATAATTAAGAgatcatattataatttgagtacatataataaataagtTCATGTCATATTTTAGATAAgacataatataattatataaaaaatatacgtatatttctttattcctgtaaataaatgaataaatataaatatatataatattataatgataatttctaatatatgtataacacaatgtaaataaatatttataaatattatataaattgaaataataataaaaaaaataaaaaataatataaaatatattttatagtgtattaatatcatttccacaattatatatatatatattaaattatattattctaAAAATGGAAGATGATCAATCcaatataacatataaaaaaagaaagacTAGCGAAAGTTGTTACACAAAATCATTCCAAGGTAATAAAAGTACATATAgaaataatgaaaataattataataaaaaacaatttgtaaatataaataatgatgagAAAACCTATTATAATAACTCAGGTTTgattaataataattgtaaaaaaatgccgtatgaaaataaaatgttagatacaaattataatagaaataattttaatagTTATAATAAGTTGACACAtccttttttaaatgaGAAAGGGAAGAATGTTGATTATTCTGATAGTGAATTTCACATGATGAAggtaataaaataaaataatttaatatataaacatgtaaacatataaatggaatatattataaattattattttatttattaatttctttattcattttcttgtattataatattatttctatattacaaaaattTTAGGACATTGATTTGGATATACCGAATAAAATCTATATCCatgataatttaaaagatatttataatgatgatatgAACAAAATTAAACAAAGGAAGGATCCACATATGAACAAATCAGGTTTGTCTGCTAATGAATATagaacatataaaataacaagtccagataatatatcttatGAAAATGCTGagaaattaaataaattatggaatatatatattaatgaatTAATACAATTATCAAACAATAATGAGTTATCCTTAGATGCAATTAATGATTTAGAATTAAATGGAGCCTATATAGAAGTACACAAATCTCGATGTTCTACATATGTTGGACAAAGGGGTATAATCATATTAGAAACACACAATGtaagtaaatatatatatatatatatatatagatgtatatataaatatatatataatttttatctGTAAACctttataaatacatacatacatatacatatatatgtatattcTGTTTATACCTTTCAGTCCTTTAAGATTGTTACACCTAAAAATAAGGTcttgatattattaaaaagtaAAACAGTTTTTATACTTACGATTAAGGAAAGACAATATTACCTACATGGAATTCAATTACTGCGTGACCCAGCATTAAAAtcatcaaaaaaatataaaatattacaaaacagaaaaatttaaaatataatatgttattattttgttttatttaaaatgCTAATTcgaaaatattatattttttttgttcaatttttttttttattatattattaattaatttgTTTAAGTTCATTTAATGTTTGTTTTGTtttgctttttttttttgtataaataggcaaaaaaaaaaaaaaaaaaaaaaaaaatttttttttatttttattatttttataatttttttttttttttttttttttttttttataaaaaataaaaataaaaaaaaaaaaaaaaaaaaaaaaaaaaNNNNNNNNNNNNNNNNNNNNNNNNNNNNNNNNNNNNNNNNNNNNNNNNNNNNNNNNNNNNNNNNNNNNNNNNNNNNNNNNNNNNNNNNNNNNNNNNNNNNNNNNNNNNNNNNNNNNNNNNNNNNNNNNNNNNNNNNNNNNNNNNNNNNNNNNNNNNNNNNNNNNNNNNNNNNNNNNNNNNNNNNNNNNNNNNNNNNNNNNNNNNNNNNNNNNNNNNNNNNNNNNNNNNNNNNNNNNNNNNNNNNNNNNNNNNNNNNNNNNNNNNNNNNNNNNNNNNNNNNNNNNNNNNNNNNNNNNNNNNattttttttttttttaattatttattaatttttttaagttaattaaattttttttttttttttttttttttttttttataaaaaagaaaaaaaaaaaaaaaaaaaaaaaaaaaattatatatatatataatatatatataatattattttttatttatttttcttcctTCATACATTATTCAAGGAGGACGATTctatttaatatatatatatatttatatatatatatatatatttataacccacaaaataatatatataatatataaattacCCTAAAAGGGTGATctatagaaaaaaaaaaaaaaagtataatatataaaaataaaaaaatttgtttTGTTTATCTATACTgtttctatatatatatattttttttttgagaTATAATACATTAGATTAATTATTcgttttatttatttattattattttttttatatattccaaagaaaaattttgaaatattttcaaaaaaataatattaattaattaatgaataaattatttatttttctctATTTTAGAATTAGATCTTTGTGagtattttaaaagaaagaagaaattattttctaatataAAGTGTAAAcattaattatatttatatttaattattctatatattattatagaaatattaaatatataaacaatatatatatatatatatatatatatatatatatatatacatatatattttttttttttattgttaaGATCCCCTTTTTGTTATTAAcaatcatataaattattcatttaaaatatatatatatatatatatatatatatttaatattgTTACTATATGGTGAAAATTAGTTTTTAAAGGGTAAGAAAAAGATGAAAGAGGAAGCACT
It encodes the following:
- a CDS encoding putative ribonuclease P protein subunit p29 → MEDDQSNITYKKRKTSESCYTKSFQGNKSTYRNNENNYNKKQFVNINNDEKTYYNNSGLINNNCKKMPYENKMLDTNYNRNNFNSYNKLTHPFLNEKGKNVDYSDSEFHMMKDIDLDIPNKIYIHDNLKDIYNDDMNKIKQRKDPHMNKSGLSANEYRTYKITSPDNISYENAEKLNKLWNIYINELIQLSNNNELSLDAINDLELNGAYIEVHKSRCSTYVGQRGIIILETHNSFKIVTPKNKVLILLKSKTVFILTIKERQYYLHGIQLLRDPALKSSKKYKILQNRKI